The Geminocystis sp. NIES-3708 genomic sequence TCATTTCCATAACTTCGAGAAATATAGCGAATTTTAGCTTTTCCTGAAATACAAAAATCACACTTCATAAATTCTATTTTTTATTTAAGCAGCAACTTTCATAATATTAGAAGGTAATTGATTTAAAATTAATTCATTCAGTTGAACTTTTTTACTAGCATTATCAATGTCAATACCTACTAAATTACCATTTTCATCATAGTCAAGTACAACTCCTTCCGAAATTTCCTGACTGTCAATACTTGGTTTATCCAATAAATGAATATATAAAGAATCGGTATCAGAATAATAGTTAATTTTCACAGTTTAAATCTCCTATCTGGAAAAGCATTATGAATAGTTCTTTTATCTTCTAACGTTATTACTCGCAAAATTTTATTATCAAATTCTGGAATTATCCCCCAAAAACGAAATCGATTATTTTCTTGTGGTTCACATTTTAACGGATTTTTAATAACATGAATACACCATTCTTTTTTTGAGATAAGGACGTTTTAATAAAACATCATTTTCAAAATATTGTGTAAATTTATATTCTGTCATTTACTTATTTTTGTCATGATAAATGGAGAAATATTGAGTTAGTTTATTTCTCCATCTTAACTAATAAATTAGAAATTACCCGTCAAGGCCTCCTTACATCTGTCACAAATTAAAGGTTCATCGCTAAAAGTACCCACTGTGGTAGAATAATTCCAGCATCGCTCGCACTTATGACCATCAGCATTAACAACAGCAACCTTTAAAGTCGTCTCCTCAAGCTGAATATCACCAAGATATTGACTGACACTTA encodes the following:
- a CDS encoding DUF2283 domain-containing protein; translation: MKINYYSDTDSLYIHLLDKPSIDSQEISEGVVLDYDENGNLVGIDIDNASKKVQLNELILNQLPSNIMKVAA